The DNA window GAGAACAGGATGCCGTTGTTGGCCACTATGCCGACCGGATAGCCGTGGATGCGGGCAAAACCGCACACCAAAGTGGCACCGTAGTTGGCCTTGAATTCGTCAAAGTCCGAGTCGTCCACGATGCGGGCTATGACTTCCTTGACGTCGAAGGGCTTTTTCAGATCGGTGCCGACTATGCCGTACAGCTCGTTAATGTCGTACTTGGGTGGCTTGACCGGCGACAGCATCAGCTCAATCTGCTTCTTGTGATTGAGGCGTTCCACGGCGCGGCGGGCCAGCTCCAGGGCGTGCTCGTCGTTCTGGGCCAGGTGATCGGCTACACCGCTTATCTTGGTGTGCACATCGCCACCGCCGAGCTCCTCGGCGCTGACCTCTTCACCCGTGGCGGCTTTGACCAGCGGTGGTCCGGCGAGGAAGATGGTGCCCTGTTCGCGCACTATGATGGACTCATCGGCCATGGCGGGCACATAGGCGCCACCCGCGGTACACAGGCCCATCACCACGGCGATTTGGGGGATGCCCTTGGCCGACATGCGTGCCTGGTTGAAGAAGATACGGCCGAAATGGTCACGGTCGGGGAAAACCTCGTCCTGACGTGGCAGGTTGGCACCGCCCGAGTCCACCAGGTAGATGCAGGGCAGGTGGCAGCGCTCGGCAATGGCCTGGGCCCGCAGGTGTTTTTTGACTGTGATGGGGTAGTAGGTACCGCCCTTAACCGTGGCATCGTTACAGATGATCATGCACTCGACGCCGCTGACCCGGCCAATACCGGCAATGATACCGGCGGCGGGCACGTCTTCGTCATAAACGTCGAAGGCGGCGAACTGGCTCAGCTCCAGGAAGGGCGAGCCCGGGTCCAGCAGCTTGTCGACGCGGGCGCGGGGCGCCAGCTTGCCGCGGGACAGGTGACGTTCCATGGCTACGGCACCGCCGCCTTCGGCGATCTTGTGCAGCTTTTGCTGCAGATCTGCCACAAGAAAGGCCATCGCCTGTTGTTTAAGTTTGAATTCATCGCTGCGTGGATTCACGCGGGTACCGAGTTGGCTCACTGTGGGTATCCTTTTCTGGCAACTGACTGTTGGCCTGTGACGCTTCTCTTTGAAAGAGCGGCTGTCGGAGTGTGCAGGCCATGGTCGCTTATACCCGCCGGGCGGCGGGCCATAGCAATCGGGCCCCGCAGGGCCCGTTCCCTCGCTTATTTGGTC is part of the Shewanella cyperi genome and encodes:
- a CDS encoding carboxyl transferase domain-containing protein codes for the protein MSQLGTRVNPRSDEFKLKQQAMAFLVADLQQKLHKIAEGGGAVAMERHLSRGKLAPRARVDKLLDPGSPFLELSQFAAFDVYDEDVPAAGIIAGIGRVSGVECMIICNDATVKGGTYYPITVKKHLRAQAIAERCHLPCIYLVDSGGANLPRQDEVFPDRDHFGRIFFNQARMSAKGIPQIAVVMGLCTAGGAYVPAMADESIIVREQGTIFLAGPPLVKAATGEEVSAEELGGGDVHTKISGVADHLAQNDEHALELARRAVERLNHKKQIELMLSPVKPPKYDINELYGIVGTDLKKPFDVKEVIARIVDDSDFDEFKANYGATLVCGFARIHGYPVGIVANNGILFSESAQKGAHFIELCCQRKIPLLFLQNITGFMVGKKYEHEGIAKHGAKMVTAVSCATVPKFTVIIGGSYGAGNYGMCGRAFDPTMMWMWPNARISVMGGEQAAGVLATVRKDGLARKGETMTAEQEAAFKAPIIAQYDKEGHPYHASARLWDDGIIDPAQTRDVVGLALSAALNAPIEDTRFGVFRM